The Oncorhynchus tshawytscha isolate Ot180627B linkage group LG05, Otsh_v2.0, whole genome shotgun sequence genome includes a window with the following:
- the LOC112250138 gene encoding gap junction alpha-1 protein: MGDWSALGRLLDKVQAYSTAGGKVWLSVLFIFRILVLGTAVESAWGDEQSAFKCNTQQPGCENVCYDKSFPISHVRFWVLQIIFVSTPTLLYLAHVFYLLRIEQKINRKEEGLKTIQNDGGDVDVPLKKIELKKLKHGLEEHGKVKMKGALLRTYIFSIFFKSIFEVGFLVIQWYIYGFSLAAVYTCERSPCPHRVDCFLSRPTEKTVFIIFMLVVSLVSLLLNVIELFYVMFKRIKDRVKGKQPPIHYPGTGTLSPTPKDLSTTKYAYYNGCSSPTAPLSPMSPPGYKLATGERTNSVRNYNKQANEQNWANYSTEQNRLGQNGSTISNSHAQAFDFPDDTQESKKLTPGHELQPLALMDPRPCSRASSRMSSRPRPDDLDV, translated from the coding sequence ATGGGTGACTGGAGTGCTTTGGGGAGGCTCCTGGACAAGGTACAGGCTTACTCCACGGCTGGAGGGAAGGTGTGgctctctgtcctcttcatcttCAGGATCCTGGTGTTGGGAACGGCTGTGGAGTCTGCCTGGGGGGACGAGCAGTCCGCCTTCAAGTGCAACACCCAGCAACCTGGTTGTGAGAATGTGTGTTATGACAAATCTTTTCCTATATCACATGTACGGTTCTGGGTGCTACAGATTATCTTTGTCTCGACGCCGACTCTTCTCTACCTTGCCCATGTGTTCTACCTGTTGCGAATAGAGCAGAAGATTAACCGCAAAGAGGAAGGGCTGAAAACCATCCAGAATGACGGAGGCGACGTGGACGTACCTCTAAAGAAGATTGAGTTAAAAAAGCTCAAGCATGGGCTGGAGGAGCATGGGAAGGTTAAGATGAAGGGAGCCCTCTTGAGAACCTACATATTCAGCATTTTTTTCAAGTCCATTTTTGAGGTGGGCTTCCTGGTCATACAGTGGTACATTTACGGCTTCAGCTTGGCTGCTGTCTACACCTGTGAGAGGTCCCCCTGCCCCCACAGAGTAGACTGTTTCCTCTCCAGACCCACTGAGAAAACCGTCTTCATCATCTTCATGCTGgtggtctctctggtctccctgCTTCTGAACGTCATTGAGCTCTTCTACGTGATGTTCAAGAGGATCAAGGACCGCGTGAAGGGGAAACAACCTCCCATCCACTACCCTGGCACTGGGACGTTAAGCCCCACTCCCAAGGATCTGTCCACCACTAAGTATGCCTACTATAATGGCTGTTCCTCTCccactgcccccctgtcacccaTGTCACCCCCGGGGTACAAGCTGGCCACTGGGGAGAGAACCAACTCCGTTCGCAACTACAATAAGCAAGCCAATGAGCAAAACTGGGCCAACTACAGTACGGAGCAGAACCGCCTGGGCCAGAATGGCAGCACCATCTCCAACTCCCATGCACAGGCCTTTGACTTTCCTGACGACACCCAGGAGAGTAAGAAACTGACCCCAGGGCACGAGCTGCAGCCGTTGGCCTTGATGGACCCCAGGCCCTGCAGTCGGGCCAGCAGTCGCATGAGCAGTCGGCCGAGGCCAGATGATCTAGATgtctag
- the LOC112250139 gene encoding gap junction Cx32.2 protein isoform X3, with the protein MGDWSYLSKLLDKVQSHSTAIGKTWMSVLFIFRILVLGAAADSVWGDEQSDFYCNNKEPGCENVCYDWAFPISHIRFWVMQIIFVSTPTLLYLGHAMHVIQQEDKMREALQSQVDNGMLKRPKYTDDRGKIKIKGILLRSYMTQLFFKIVLELAFIVGQYYLYGFVMKPMFLCQQQPCSRLGAECFMSRPTEKTIFIIFMLVVGCVSLLLNVIEVFYLICTRVKCGNKNQYPLHIISTENPTTLYCPASEWKGNLDGHEDCSPLHNIQREAELMEEKKNTP; encoded by the coding sequence ATGGGGGACTGGTCATATCTTTCCAAGTTACTGGACAAGGTGCAGTCCCACTCAACGGCCATCGGAAAGACATGGATGAGTGTCCTGTTCATCTTCAGGATCCTGGTTCTGGGTGCAGCAGCAGATAGTGTGTGGGGAGACGAACAGTCTGATTTCTACTGCAACAACAAAGAACCTGGGTGTGAGAACGTGTGCTATGACTGGGCCTTCCCCATCTCACACATCCGTTTCTGGGTCATGCAGATCATCTTTGTCTCCACCCCAACTCTTCTATATCTGGGCCATGCCATGCATGTCATCCAACAGGAGGATAAAATGAGGGAGGCACTGCAGAGCCAGGTTGACAATGGCATGTTGAAGAGGCCCAAATACACAGATGACCGGGGGAAAATCAAAATCAAGGGAATTCTGCTACGTAGCTACATGACCCAGTTGTTCTTTAAGATAGTGTTGGAGCTCGCTTTTATTGTGGGACAGTACTACTTATATGGGTTTGTCATGAAACCCATGTTCCTCTGTCAACAACAGCCCTGTTCCAGACTGGGTGCTGAGTGCTTCATGTCCCGTCCCACAGAGAAGACCATCTTTATCATCTTCATGCTGGTGGTGGGCTGTGTTTCTCTGCTTTTGAATGTGATCGAGGTGTTTTATTTGATTTGCACCAGAGTAAAATGTGGAAACAAGAACCAATACCCACTGCATATCATCTCAACTGAGAACCCAACCACACTTTACTGTCCTGCATCAGAATGGAAAGGTAACCTGGATGGACATGAAGATTGCTCACCCCTTCACAACATCCAAAGAGAAGCTGAACTAATGGAGGAAAAGAAAAATACTCCTTAG
- the LOC112250139 gene encoding gap junction Cx32.2 protein isoform X2: MGDWGFLSKLLDKVQSHSTVIGKIWMSVLFLFRIMVLGAGAESVWGDEQSGFICNTQQPGCENVCYDHIFPISHIRFWVMQIIFVSTPTLLYLGHAMHVIQQEDKMREALQSQVDNGMLKRPKYTDDRGKIKIKGILLRSYMTQLFFKIVLELAFIVGQYYLYGFVMKPMFLCQQQPCSRLGAECFMSRPTEKTIFIIFMLVVGCVSLLLNVIEVFYLICTRVKCGNKNQYPLHIISTENPTTLYCPASEWKGNLDGHEDCSPLHNIQREAELMEEKKNTP; the protein is encoded by the exons ATGGGGGACTGGGGTTTTCTTTCCAAGTTACTGGACAAGGTGCAGTCTCACTCAACAGTCATCGGAAAGATATGGATGAGTGTCCTGTTCCTGTTCAGAATCATGGTCTTGGGTGCCGGAGCGGAGAGCGTGTGGGGCGATGAACAGTCTGGTTTCATATGCAATACGCAACAACCTGGTTGTGAGAATGTGTGCTACGACCATATCTTCCCCATCTCACACATCCGCTTCTGGGTCATGCAG ATCATCTTTGTCTCCACCCCAACTCTTCTATATCTGGGCCATGCCATGCATGTCATCCAACAGGAGGATAAAATGAGGGAGGCACTGCAGAGCCAGGTTGACAATGGCATGTTGAAGAGGCCCAAATACACAGATGACCGGGGGAAAATCAAAATCAAGGGAATTCTGCTACGTAGCTACATGACCCAGTTGTTCTTTAAGATAGTGTTGGAGCTCGCTTTTATTGTGGGACAGTACTACTTATATGGGTTTGTCATGAAACCCATGTTCCTCTGTCAACAACAGCCCTGTTCCAGACTGGGTGCTGAGTGCTTCATGTCCCGTCCCACAGAGAAGACCATCTTTATCATCTTCATGCTGGTGGTGGGCTGTGTTTCTCTGCTTTTGAATGTGATCGAGGTGTTTTATTTGATTTGCACCAGAGTAAAATGTGGAAACAAGAACCAATACCCACTGCATATCATCTCAACTGAGAACCCAACCACACTTTACTGTCCTGCATCAGAATGGAAAGGTAACCTGGATGGACATGAAGATTGCTCACCCCTTCACAACATCCAAAGAGAAGCTGAACTAATGGAGGAAAAGAAAAATACTCCTTAG
- the LOC112250141 gene encoding gap junction Cx32.2 protein, which yields MGDWSFLASLLDKVQSHSTVVGKVWLTVLFVFRLLVLLAGIEKVWGDEQSRLVCNTLSPGCKNLCYDRAFPISHIRFWVLQIIFVSVPTLVYLAHVMHVIHKENKLRRQQSKGKNGIVKMPKYTDDNGKVHIKGTLLVSYMSNVFFKILFEVGFIVGQYYLYGFVLPSKIKCSGYPCKGDHVECFISRPTEKTIFIIFMLVMACVSLLLNVVEMFHLIGSKVRQGCNRQPPVAERYALHDKHKQFDKESFC from the coding sequence ATGGGGGACTGGTCCTTTCTTGCTTCCCTGTTGGACAAAGTACAATCCCATTCTACAGTTGTTGGGAAGGTTTGGCTGACAGTCCTGTTTGTGTTCAGACTGCTGGTTCTGTTGGCAGGGATAGAAAAAGTATGGGGGGATGAGCAATCACGTCTGGTCTGCAACACACTGTCACCAGGTTGTAAGAATCTGTGCTACGACCGGGCTTTCCCCATCTCCCACATCCGCTTCTGGGTCCTTCAGATCATCTTCGTCTCCGTCCCAACTCTGGTTTACTTGGCACACGTCATGCACGTCATCCACAAGGAGAACAAACTGAGAAGACAACAATCAAAAGGAAAGAATGGAATCGTGAAAATGCCCAAATACACTGATGACAATGGCAAAGTTCACATAAAGGGGACCTTGCTTGTCAGTTACATGTCCAATGTGTTTTTTAAGATTCTATTTGAGGTTGGATTTATAGTGGGCCAGTATTACCTGTATGGCTTTGTCTTGCCCAGTAAGATTAAATGCAGTGGATACCCATGTAAGGGAGACCATGTAGAGTGCTTCATATCACGGCCCACTGAGAAGACTATCTTTATCATCTTCATGCTGGTGATGGCCTGTGTGTCTCTGCTGCTCAATGTGGTGGAGATGTTCCACCTGATTGGATCAAAGGTTAGGCAGGGATGTAACAGACAACCTCCTGTAGCTGAGAGGTATGCACTCCATGATAAACACAAGCAGTTTGATAAAGAGTCATTCTGCTGA
- the LOC112250140 gene encoding gap junction Cx32.2 protein, giving the protein MGEWGFLSSLLDKVQSHSTVVGKVWMTVLFIFRIMVLGAGAEKVWSDEQSNMKCNTKQPGCKTVCYDHAFPISHIRFWVLQIIFVSTPTLVYLGHVMHVIHKENKLRQRLSQAGKEMGKMPKYSDEKGHVKIKGDLLASYMVNIFFRILLEIAFIVGQYYLYGFVLDPKIECSRAPCPFTVECFMSRPTEKTIFIIFMLVVACASLLLNVVEIFYLICSKCGSGSRRRAKAVPAIAIHSCLDGGSMMQNEKMSLHATGHSTA; this is encoded by the coding sequence ATGGGAGAGTGGGGATTCCTGTCATCACTGCTGGACAAGGTGCAGTCACACTCCACGGTCGTGGGTAAAGTTTGGATGACCGTCCTGTTTATCTTTAGGATCATGGTCCTGGGTGCCGGGGCAGAGAAGGTGTGGAGCGATGAGCAGTCTAATATGAAATGCAATACCAAACAGCCCGGCTGTAAGACTGTGTGCTACGACCACGCCTTCCCCATCTCCCACATCCGCTTCTGGGTCCTTCAGATCATCTTCGTCTCCACCCCAACTTTGGTGTATCTGGGACATGTCATGCACGTCATCCACAAGGAGAACAAACTGAGGCAACGGCTAAGTCAGGCAGGCAAGGAGATGGGGAAAATGCCTAAGTATTCTGATGAGAAGGGTCATGTCAAAATCAAAGGTGACTTGTTGGCCAGTTACATGGTCAATATCTTCTTCAGGATTTTGCTGGAGATAGCATTTATAGTGGGTCAGTATTACTTGTATGGGTTTGTGCTGGACCCCAAGATTGAATGCAGCAGAGCTCCCTGTCCGTTCACTGTAGAATGCTTCATGTCACGACCAACAGAGAAGACCATCTTCATCATCTTCATGCTGGTGGTGGCATGCGCATCTCTGCTGTTGAATGTGGTGGAGATATTCTATCTGATCTGCTCCAAGTGTGGTTCTGGCTCAAGAAGACGAGCCAAAGCAGTTCCAGCCATCGCAATCCACAGCTGTCTGGATGGAGGCAGTATGATGCAGAACGAGAAGATGAGTCTTCATGCAACTGGTCACAGCACAGCCTGA
- the LOC112250139 gene encoding gap junction Cx32.2 protein isoform X1 — translation MGDWGFLSKLLDKVQSHSTVIGKIWMSVLFLFRIMVLGAGAESVWGDEQSGFICNTQQPGCENVCYDHIFPISHIRFWVMQIIFVSTPTLLYLGHAMHVISQENKLRAILQSQVDNGTLKKPKYSNEAGKIKIKGNLLGSYMTQLFFKIIIEITFIVGQYYLYGFVMVPMIPCSRSPCPFTVECYMSRPTEKTIFIIFMLVVACVSLALNVIEVFYLLCTRLRCGGSKGRSYHTTSTANPAPLPAPGWSGHVDTEMDALRQNKMNLEFESGQSLGGSLDRTKEEKHLLGDNH, via the coding sequence ATGGGGGACTGGGGTTTTCTTTCCAAGTTACTGGACAAGGTGCAGTCTCACTCAACAGTCATCGGAAAGATATGGATGAGTGTCCTGTTCCTGTTCAGAATCATGGTCTTGGGTGCCGGAGCGGAGAGCGTGTGGGGCGATGAACAGTCTGGTTTCATATGCAATACGCAACAACCTGGTTGTGAGAATGTGTGCTACGACCATATCTTCCCCATCTCACACATCCGCTTCTGGGTCATGCAGATCATCTTTGTCTCCACCCCAACTCTTCTATATCTGGGCCATGCCATGCATGTCATCAGCCAGGAGAACAAACTGAGAGCCATACTGCAGAGCCAAGTTGACAATGGCACATTGAAGAAGCCCAAATACAGCAACGAAGCAGGGAAGATCAAAATTAAGGGGAATTTGCTAGGTAGTTACATGACCCAGCTGTTCTTTAAGATCATTATAGAGATCACTTTCATCGTGGGTCAGTACTACCTGTATGGGTTTGTCATGGTCCCCATGATCCCCTGCTCAAGATCTCCCTGCCCCTTCACTGTCGAATGCTACATGTCCCGTCCTACAGAGAAGACCATCTTCATCATCTTCATGCTGGTGGTGGCCTGTGTGTCTCTGGCTCTGAATGTGATTGAGGTGTTCTATCTGCTTTGTACAAGATTAAGATGCGGTGGCTCCAAAGGCCGCAGTTATCACACTACCTCAACAGCGAACCCAGCCCCCCTCCCGGCTCCTGGGTGGTCTGGTCACGTAGATACTGAAATGGACGCCCTGAGACAGAACAAGATGAATCTGGAGTTTGAGAGTGGCCAGAGTTTAGGGGGTAGTCTGGATAGAACTAAGGAAGAGAAACATTTGCTGGGTGACAACCACTAA